One segment of Gilliamella sp. ESL0441 DNA contains the following:
- a CDS encoding helix-turn-helix domain-containing protein, with the protein MINEKVNINKTHLGRNIKKIRVCKNISQDYLAEKMFTTQQFISQLEQKAYIDDETLKKLAIILDTPVNTIKEMVDDSPIYYYNTLHDNATLNGANSNNENITYRIHTHSIDKFIEVYERQIKDMKNLFDQQMEKMENLYKCMLNEKDETIKKLNEKVK; encoded by the coding sequence ATGATAAATGAAAAAGTAAATATTAATAAAACTCATCTTGGTCGTAATATTAAAAAAATAAGGGTATGTAAGAATATAAGTCAAGATTATCTTGCTGAAAAAATGTTTACAACTCAACAATTTATTTCTCAATTGGAACAAAAAGCATATATAGATGATGAGACATTAAAAAAGTTAGCAATTATACTTGATACACCAGTTAACACAATTAAAGAAATGGTAGATGATTCACCAATCTACTACTATAACACGCTTCACGATAATGCCACTCTAAACGGAGCAAATTCAAATAATGAAAATATTACGTATCGTATTCATACTCATTCGATAGATAAATTTATTGAGGTTTATGAAAGGCAGATTAAGGATATGAAAAATTTATTTGATCAACAAATGGAAAAAATGGAAAATTTATATAAATGTATGTTAAATGAAAAAGATGAAACAATCAAAAAATTAAATGAAAAAGTAAAATAA
- a CDS encoding LPD7 domain-containing protein produces the protein MNIANLLNFNGFVSSMKHFTTPLESTEEQPDLTVASSDPLNVQNQKEEKEKEKKESKNENFYQIFEKLSCKITNKGWVVYSLEGKGEIFTDQHDYIKFHSSNTEEEALLATLLFAKEKFHNSFEITGNEEFQKKVMETMIKNQIEVNLSNPIQAKKFQQIKDEINGTQPLTPKENLEEIYGNGFIHRQYPSSMNKKAKKTKKAKAAL, from the coding sequence ATGAATATAGCAAACTTATTAAATTTTAATGGCTTTGTCTCAAGCATGAAGCACTTCACTACCCCCCTTGAATCAACCGAAGAGCAACCCGATTTAACTGTAGCATCTTCAGATCCTTTGAATGTCCAAAACCAAAAGGAAGAAAAGGAGAAGGAAAAAAAAGAAAGTAAAAATGAAAATTTTTATCAAATCTTTGAAAAATTATCGTGCAAAATTACTAACAAAGGCTGGGTTGTATACAGTTTAGAAGGAAAAGGAGAAATTTTTACCGATCAACATGATTATATTAAATTTCATTCGAGCAATACCGAAGAAGAAGCATTATTAGCTACTTTATTATTTGCTAAAGAGAAATTCCATAATAGTTTTGAAATTACGGGTAATGAAGAATTTCAAAAAAAAGTTATGGAAACAATGATTAAAAATCAGATTGAAGTCAATCTAAGTAATCCCATTCAGGCAAAAAAATTTCAACAAATAAAAGATGAAATCAATGGAACACAACCCTTAACGCCTAAAGAGAACTTAGAGGAAATATACGGCAACGGTTTTATACACAGACAATACCCTTCATCAATGAACAAAAAAGCAAAAAAAACAAAAAAAGCAAAAGCTGCATTATAA
- the icmT gene encoding IcmT/TraK family protein, translating into MNLLNGKEENIKKKCIWRHASKTPKLMGIPCISYISLFAWLLHMRMWTFLLSLIILICSALLAKFGITLSVFIRQIQHYLRGSRVTGRPWWYRNRFRGDFKY; encoded by the coding sequence ATGAATTTACTAAACGGCAAGGAGGAAAATATTAAAAAAAAATGTATATGGCGACATGCATCCAAAACGCCAAAACTTATGGGTATACCCTGTATTAGCTATATTTCATTATTTGCTTGGCTGCTTCATATGCGTATGTGGACGTTTTTATTATCGTTGATAATTCTGATATGTTCGGCACTACTTGCAAAGTTCGGGATAACGTTATCGGTATTTATTCGCCAAATACAACATTATTTGAGGGGATCTCGTGTAACAGGTCGCCCGTGGTGGTACAGAAATCGTTTTAGAGGGGATTTTAAATACTAA
- the traJ gene encoding plasmid transfer ATPase TraJ, with protein MSFELFNFNGDFSPLKFKKFFKYCHDNYVSDITIQGGDYIWVEIFGRQIQATPHIIQQAQMPIIVSAIWSTDINSYIRSGKGADRSLEISGEEIDVPRWKPIRFRCNFIQGQVAHINEAYSITMRIIPNTLPDLAKLNIENDLFNSFYPSMGLVLVCGPTGSGKTTLLAGIYAHVGKYMPDRKVVTYEDPVEFILGGTHWKGVQPSQSQIGKDIENFALGLRNAMRRKPSIIGIGEARDLETIDAMLEASLSGHLTFATIHAHSVSETINRIIQVYPPASHSSIASRLLGTLQVIVVQRLLKTLDGKRCAIREYLIFDRELKNKLQQESFEKWAFIIRNLLETKHLTLIDKAYGLLKNNIIDKQEFITIAGSNEFTKRQGGKY; from the coding sequence ATGAGTTTTGAGCTATTTAATTTTAATGGCGATTTCTCACCGTTAAAATTTAAGAAATTCTTCAAATATTGTCATGATAATTATGTATCTGATATTACTATTCAAGGGGGAGATTATATATGGGTTGAAATTTTCGGGCGACAAATTCAAGCAACGCCCCACATTATTCAACAAGCACAAATGCCGATCATTGTATCGGCTATTTGGTCTACTGATATAAACAGTTATATACGTTCGGGCAAAGGGGCTGACAGATCCTTAGAAATTTCGGGCGAAGAAATAGATGTACCCCGTTGGAAGCCTATCCGTTTTAGATGTAATTTTATTCAAGGACAAGTAGCACATATTAATGAAGCCTACAGTATTACGATGCGTATTATACCAAATACGCTGCCAGACTTAGCTAAATTAAATATTGAAAATGATTTATTTAATTCTTTTTACCCGTCTATGGGACTGGTTTTAGTTTGCGGCCCGACAGGGTCGGGCAAAACAACTTTGTTAGCAGGGATTTATGCTCATGTAGGTAAATATATGCCGGACAGAAAAGTGGTAACGTATGAAGATCCTGTTGAGTTTATTTTGGGAGGTACACACTGGAAAGGTGTTCAACCCTCTCAATCGCAGATTGGTAAAGATATTGAGAACTTCGCTTTAGGGTTGAGAAATGCTATGCGCAGAAAACCCAGTATTATCGGTATAGGTGAAGCTCGTGACTTAGAAACCATAGACGCAATGTTGGAAGCTTCCTTATCGGGACATCTTACCTTTGCAACGATTCATGCACATTCTGTATCAGAAACTATTAATAGAATTATTCAAGTTTATCCGCCTGCTTCGCATTCATCCATTGCATCCCGATTACTTGGAACATTACAAGTCATCGTTGTTCAACGTCTTTTAAAAACATTGGACGGGAAACGATGTGCCATACGTGAATATCTGATTTTTGATCGAGAATTAAAAAATAAATTACAGCAAGAAAGTTTTGAAAAATGGGCATTTATTATCAGAAATTTATTAGAGACGAAGCATTTAACGTTAATCGATAAAGCATACGGTTTATTGAAAAATAATATTATTGATAAACAGGAGTTTATCACTATCGCAGGATCTAATGAATTTACTAAACGGCAAGGAGGAAAATATTAA
- a CDS encoding type IV secretory system conjugative DNA transfer family protein — translation MFKKVSLLTVLFLSPISLYSFASTSTPVQSENFEPAHESITQLREQMLREASYSVGFKQGMAHKSKRIIHALEQREHNLDDIFQFSTLISKEGVLPPVIVHAQNSLSVSSDQLRTASEIYSIVKPERFISTPPTWRDYLFVGLNTNSDGDIFPEAVKPTTKPERELWTRILREGFKDGEQQAFAIIEENFNRIVREYIGMLRYKSLLQKRMVVPFETEKLIDKVNAEPKKLIIDDKLQRLTKEAVFDSNFKNWLKE, via the coding sequence GTGTTTAAAAAAGTTAGCTTATTGACCGTTCTCTTTTTATCTCCTATTTCACTTTATTCATTTGCTTCAACGTCAACCCCTGTTCAATCTGAAAATTTTGAACCTGCCCATGAATCGATTACTCAATTACGAGAACAAATGTTGCGTGAAGCATCCTATTCAGTCGGTTTTAAACAAGGCATGGCGCATAAATCCAAACGAATTATTCACGCATTGGAACAGAGAGAACATAATTTGGATGATATTTTCCAATTCTCAACTCTAATCAGTAAAGAAGGTGTATTACCGCCTGTTATTGTTCATGCTCAAAACAGTTTGTCTGTATCATCGGATCAACTCCGTACAGCTTCCGAAATTTACTCAATCGTTAAACCCGAACGTTTCATTAGTACACCGCCGACATGGAGAGACTATTTATTTGTAGGCTTGAATACTAATTCTGACGGCGATATTTTTCCTGAAGCCGTGAAGCCCACGACTAAGCCGGAACGTGAACTATGGACACGAATTTTACGTGAGGGATTTAAAGACGGCGAACAGCAAGCATTTGCCATAATTGAGGAAAATTTTAATAGAATTGTCCGTGAATATATAGGAATGCTTCGTTATAAATCCTTACTTCAAAAACGAATGGTAGTACCGTTTGAGACTGAAAAGTTAATAGATAAGGTCAATGCAGAGCCGAAAAAACTTATTATTGACGATAAATTACAACGTTTAACTAAAGAAGCTGTATTTGACAGTAATTTCAAAAATTGGTTAAAGGAGTAA
- a CDS encoding DotD/TraH family lipoprotein (Members of this family include DotD of type IVB secretion systems and TraH of plasmid conjugative plasmid systems, both lipoproteins.) yields MKILKSKLILTSLSTLFITSILTGCANPKTKFSEINEIDVLLLDATQRVKKAQQELFESKALKDPGIKDLKTNSNRAKNEVKYTYIWKGDALQLLKKISINKGVKFISTGIQVSLPISLRAENVTFDELISLIQSQINYRALIVHNPSLLILDYNNPR; encoded by the coding sequence ATGAAGATATTAAAATCTAAATTGATCCTTACTTCACTTTCTACACTTTTCATCACCTCTATTCTCACAGGATGTGCCAACCCAAAAACTAAGTTTTCAGAAATTAACGAGATTGATGTATTGTTGCTCGATGCAACGCAACGAGTAAAAAAAGCTCAACAAGAATTATTTGAAAGCAAGGCATTAAAAGATCCAGGCATAAAAGATTTAAAAACAAACTCAAACAGAGCTAAAAATGAAGTCAAGTATACCTATATTTGGAAAGGGGATGCTTTACAATTACTCAAAAAAATATCAATCAATAAAGGCGTTAAATTTATAAGTACAGGTATACAGGTTTCTTTACCTATCTCACTTCGTGCCGAAAATGTGACGTTCGACGAATTGATTTCATTAATTCAAAGTCAAATTAATTACCGTGCTTTAATAGTTCACAATCCTTCATTACTAATACTTGACTATAATAATCCACGTTAA
- the traI gene encoding TraI/MobA(P) family conjugative relaxase, producing MIAKVPPKRKKSNVKKLINYITIRENLHPDSKDSEIIFSNEHRTVINFHGVMCEHNGLSLETLKMEMEATSKHNPKVKDSTYHFILSWSPNENPTDEQALECARYALKNLGLQGHQYISAIHHDTDHKHIHVVVNRIHPTTYKCISVFRDYFTLDRTMRELEIKFGWNHSNGAYQVSEINNEKIIHLSSVKKSFSDKIPSRIKCKEIYNDEESLLIFARNEPKKEFLKLLKNKNSTWQHLHKMFANYNLEIVEKGAGLAIVDKSTQIGIKASSVHEKLSKKRLTQWLGDFMPYAFSEEKNSVVQSYHPFKSVRDKNIRESQRIKRAVEREKLKQRYRQYRANFHAQEHINYDYYHSLFKRLSQKMKQRRIRIWQNVQDLDLRKAMYSLLVLERAKERLRIKILFEEEKARIKANPLNRKMNYQEWVYQQAEQGDKTAVSQLRGWHYAELKKNNNNKKTVS from the coding sequence ATGATCGCAAAAGTACCCCCTAAAAGGAAAAAATCAAATGTAAAAAAATTGATTAATTACATTACCATTAGAGAAAATTTACATCCCGATTCAAAGGATTCTGAAATTATTTTTTCGAATGAACATCGTACCGTTATAAATTTTCATGGCGTGATGTGTGAACATAACGGATTATCGTTAGAGACCTTAAAAATGGAAATGGAAGCAACCTCAAAACACAATCCTAAAGTAAAAGATTCAACGTATCATTTTATTTTAAGTTGGTCGCCAAATGAAAATCCCACCGATGAACAAGCATTAGAATGCGCACGCTATGCGCTTAAAAATTTAGGTTTACAGGGACATCAATATATTTCAGCCATTCACCATGATACTGATCATAAACACATCCATGTTGTGGTTAATAGAATTCATCCGACAACCTATAAATGTATATCCGTTTTTCGGGATTATTTTACCTTAGATCGTACCATGCGTGAGTTGGAAATTAAATTTGGTTGGAATCACAGTAACGGAGCGTATCAAGTTTCCGAAATTAATAATGAAAAGATAATACATTTATCCAGTGTTAAAAAATCTTTTAGCGATAAAATACCCAGCCGTATTAAATGTAAGGAAATTTACAATGATGAAGAAAGTTTATTAATTTTTGCTCGTAATGAGCCGAAAAAAGAATTTTTAAAATTATTGAAAAATAAAAATAGTACGTGGCAACATTTACATAAAATGTTTGCTAACTATAATCTCGAAATTGTTGAAAAAGGGGCAGGATTGGCTATTGTGGATAAATCAACACAAATTGGTATTAAAGCCAGCAGTGTACATGAAAAATTATCTAAAAAAAGGCTTACTCAATGGTTGGGAGATTTTATGCCTTATGCTTTTTCCGAAGAAAAAAATTCTGTTGTTCAATCCTATCACCCCTTCAAATCGGTACGAGATAAAAATATCAGAGAATCACAACGAATAAAAAGAGCGGTAGAGCGAGAAAAGCTTAAACAAAGATATCGACAGTACCGAGCAAATTTCCATGCACAAGAACATATAAATTATGATTATTATCACTCTTTATTTAAGCGGTTAAGCCAAAAAATGAAACAAAGAAGAATTAGAATTTGGCAGAATGTACAAGACTTAGATTTAAGAAAAGCCATGTACAGCCTACTAGTATTAGAAAGAGCAAAAGAACGGTTACGGATTAAAATTTTATTTGAAGAAGAGAAAGCCAGAATCAAAGCCAATCCATTAAATCGAAAAATGAATTATCAAGAATGGGTTTATCAACAAGCAGAACAAGGCGATAAAACGGCTGTTTCACAGCTTAGAGGATGGCATTATGCAGAATTGAAGAAAAATAATAATAATAAAAAAACCGTTAGTTAG
- the mobA gene encoding plasmid mobilization protein MobA — MKKTSRICARCYPEEETIIKEKASLAGLTVSQYLITCAMNKKIFIKTDHKMIDTLNKLGGLQKHLFYQGSDPVYYEKIMKEIIETIKKITD, encoded by the coding sequence ATGAAAAAAACCAGTCGAATATGTGCCCGTTGTTATCCAGAAGAAGAAACGATAATTAAAGAAAAAGCAAGTTTAGCAGGTTTAACCGTTAGTCAATATTTGATTACTTGCGCTATGAATAAAAAGATTTTTATTAAAACCGACCATAAGATGATCGACACGTTAAATAAATTGGGCGGTCTGCAAAAACACCTTTTTTATCAAGGCAGCGATCCTGTTTATTATGAAAAAATTATGAAAGAAATTATTGAAACAATCAAAAAGATTACGGATTAA
- a CDS encoding protein mobD: MNKPIYLIGCGKGGTGKSCVTVTLLDKLKENKEKIKFIETDTSNPDVYKSHRHEEEIDSILLNLDNADGWIDLINIADESPDYNLVINTAARNNLSIEQYGNILNETLPQLNRKMITLWVINRQRDCLEILKQYLKVLPYSDNHILHTIRNNYFGKDDKFELYNNSKLRLENEKLGGLTLSFPELADRVADELYSSRLSISQAMKKMPLGNKAELIRWQKIAHQMIQEIIEHG, from the coding sequence ATGAATAAACCAATATATTTAATTGGATGCGGTAAGGGTGGAACCGGTAAAAGCTGTGTAACTGTGACCTTACTGGATAAATTAAAAGAAAATAAAGAAAAAATAAAATTTATAGAAACAGATACATCCAATCCCGATGTCTATAAAAGTCATCGTCACGAGGAGGAAATTGACAGTATTTTATTAAATTTAGATAACGCCGACGGTTGGATCGATTTAATTAACATTGCCGATGAATCACCCGACTATAATCTAGTCATAAATACAGCAGCACGAAATAATCTATCTATTGAACAATACGGCAATATTTTAAATGAAACATTACCTCAGTTAAACAGAAAAATGATAACTCTATGGGTAATTAACCGGCAAAGAGATTGTTTAGAAATTTTGAAACAATATCTAAAGGTTTTGCCTTATAGTGACAACCATATCTTACACACTATTCGTAATAATTATTTTGGTAAAGATGATAAGTTTGAATTGTACAATAATTCAAAGTTACGATTGGAAAATGAGAAATTAGGCGGACTAACTCTATCATTTCCGGAACTGGCGGACAGGGTGGCGGATGAACTGTATTCTTCAAGATTATCAATCAGTCAAGCTATGAAAAAAATGCCTTTAGGCAATAAAGCAGAATTGATTAGATGGCAAAAAATAGCTCATCAAATGATTCAAGAGATTATAGAACATGGATAA
- the tssD gene encoding type VI secretion system tube protein TssD: MSSFLAKLELDGVTYTILECDYFFHKKTDSTSKPTGETSGGEINLSIESNGKTDFVEWVLSEDKTKDGKIIFYRRDGMSKLYDIEFKKAYCLDFKEIFNSENSSPMKIDLTISARTLKFNSKATYEKSWKI, from the coding sequence ATGTCATCATTTTTAGCTAAATTAGAATTGGACGGAGTAACTTATACAATATTAGAATGCGATTATTTTTTCCACAAAAAAACGGATAGTACCTCAAAACCAACAGGTGAAACATCGGGTGGAGAAATAAATTTGAGTATAGAAAGCAACGGTAAAACTGATTTTGTTGAATGGGTTTTATCGGAAGACAAAACTAAAGACGGTAAAATCATTTTTTATCGTCGAGATGGAATGAGTAAGCTTTATGATATTGAATTTAAAAAAGCTTACTGTCTTGATTTTAAAGAAATCTTTAATTCAGAAAATTCTTCTCCCATGAAAATAGATTTAACAATTTCAGCACGTACACTGAAATTTAATTCTAAAGCAACTTATGAAAAAAGCTGGAAGATCTAA
- a CDS encoding type VI secretion system Vgr family protein: MNIYRSSTLGESFKTYAKVTVNGVEISRENHIQVKIKQKLLTHNYFEILCPSETFSEKNSYPLINSQNLHYSYFSVHLIRFKETTAIFQGVITGVEHRVQDGYPYILLTGEAATHLMDKNINCQTFVNKSLKEIVTAVTDKYKDNRLQVLISPETTENLPYTVCYNETDFQFLKRLAKRYGEYMYHNGEYFVFGKGNQLRTEISEGEDFQEYSLNVISKPQHFIRQRYDLRNDKVIKEESNQLFYPDQKNLFHVKSVRASEKYSIQPQTGYSAPDLFYGDAQQLERAVQRKKLSHESTIIATTKTDNPHLRLGDTMQMNAWTKEKNKLQPIESYRITEIEHSFTDEGYTNHCKGIPFEQKIAPYLDENAYPHIDNQIAIVVDNNDPESLNRLKIRFYWQQEHESTLWIPLMQGHSGGGQGAHVIPEIGHIVLVDFLGHNAEAPIVLGSLYSGSHKSGFHTKNNDLKVFQTRSGTKRIVNDAEGSILEEDAAGSFIKFEGDGNVTLNVIKNLTITVGENVNFNIIKNNNLSVGGNHKTKVLGSTQYTIAGTADIDVQGDLSMHTDKDMISNSYSKIENQSVGNIINNSQKEVRNNSINKSNLH, from the coding sequence ATGAATATATATCGTAGCTCTACTTTAGGTGAATCCTTCAAAACCTATGCAAAAGTTACTGTTAATGGAGTGGAAATATCACGAGAAAATCATATACAAGTAAAAATCAAGCAAAAGTTACTAACCCATAATTATTTCGAAATATTATGTCCAAGTGAAACCTTTAGCGAAAAAAACAGTTATCCTCTTATCAATAGCCAAAACCTGCACTATTCCTATTTTTCCGTGCATTTGATTCGATTTAAAGAAACTACAGCGATATTTCAAGGTGTTATTACGGGGGTTGAGCATCGTGTTCAGGATGGATATCCTTATATACTTTTGACCGGTGAAGCTGCTACACACCTTATGGATAAGAACATAAATTGTCAAACCTTTGTTAATAAATCTCTGAAAGAAATTGTAACAGCGGTTACCGATAAATATAAAGATAATCGCTTACAGGTACTTATATCTCCCGAAACAACGGAAAACCTGCCTTATACAGTATGCTATAACGAAACCGATTTTCAATTTTTAAAACGATTAGCCAAGCGATACGGTGAATATATGTATCATAATGGAGAATATTTTGTTTTCGGAAAAGGTAATCAACTAAGAACTGAAATATCCGAAGGAGAAGATTTTCAAGAATATTCCTTAAACGTAATCAGTAAACCTCAACATTTTATCCGTCAACGATATGATTTACGTAATGATAAGGTTATAAAAGAAGAATCAAATCAACTGTTCTATCCCGATCAAAAAAATCTTTTTCATGTCAAATCAGTTCGAGCTTCTGAAAAATACTCCATACAACCGCAAACGGGTTATTCTGCTCCCGATTTATTCTATGGGGATGCTCAACAATTAGAAAGAGCCGTACAGCGTAAAAAACTAAGTCATGAATCCACTATTATAGCCACAACTAAAACCGATAATCCTCATCTCCGTTTAGGCGATACCATGCAAATGAATGCATGGACTAAAGAAAAAAATAAACTTCAACCCATCGAAAGCTATCGTATCACAGAAATCGAACACAGCTTTACCGATGAAGGATATACCAATCATTGTAAAGGTATTCCTTTTGAGCAAAAAATAGCTCCTTATTTAGATGAAAATGCATATCCACATATCGATAATCAAATTGCGATTGTGGTTGACAATAACGACCCCGAATCTTTAAACCGACTAAAAATTCGCTTTTATTGGCAACAAGAACATGAAAGTACCTTGTGGATTCCTTTAATGCAAGGACATTCGGGGGGTGGACAAGGAGCGCATGTTATCCCAGAAATCGGACATATAGTATTGGTGGATTTTCTCGGTCATAATGCCGAAGCTCCTATCGTTCTAGGTAGTCTATACAGTGGAAGTCATAAAAGCGGGTTTCATACTAAAAATAATGATTTGAAAGTATTTCAAACCCGAAGTGGAACTAAACGAATTGTCAATGATGCCGAAGGAAGTATTTTGGAAGAGGATGCAGCAGGCAGTTTTATAAAGTTTGAGGGCGACGGTAACGTTACTTTGAACGTAATAAAAAATCTTACAATTACGGTTGGTGAAAATGTTAATTTTAATATAATCAAAAATAATAATTTGAGTGTAGGCGGTAACCATAAAACAAAAGTTTTAGGTTCAACTCAATATACCATTGCCGGAACTGCCGATATTGATGTTCAAGGCGATTTATCCATGCATACCGATAAGGATATGATTTCTAACAGCTACAGTAAGATAGAAAATCAAAGTGTAGGCAATATTATAAATAATTCACAAAAAGAGGTTAGAAATAACAGTATTAATAAATCCAATTTACATTAA
- a CDS encoding PAAR-like protein: MGIKYLVQGAICACKYGNSTDELLVKTQNILYLNDSNSTKKLAATTTDVGATFKKNCFGGCAKKPHRAPCSVQVTQWSSEESTQKIEGAGKLLTEQSKAGCPLGGQDCISVVHHGQQAELSQQNLENTPKEVHEQINPLTSLKLTHRILTLKAK, from the coding sequence ATGGGAATAAAATATTTAGTTCAAGGTGCTATATGTGCCTGTAAATATGGCAATAGTACCGATGAACTGTTGGTTAAAACACAAAATATACTTTATCTGAATGATAGTAACAGCACGAAAAAATTAGCAGCTACTACAACCGATGTAGGCGCAACATTTAAAAAGAATTGTTTCGGAGGATGTGCAAAAAAACCGCACCGTGCGCCGTGTTCCGTACAAGTAACTCAATGGAGTAGCGAAGAATCCACGCAAAAAATAGAAGGAGCCGGAAAACTGTTAACAGAACAATCCAAAGCAGGTTGTCCTTTGGGTGGACAAGATTGTATCAGTGTAGTACACCACGGTCAACAAGCCGAATTATCACAACAAAACCTTGAAAATACCCCGAAGGAAGTTCACGAGCAAATCAATCCCCTGACCTCATTAAAACTAACCCATAGAATACTAACGCTAAAAGCCAAATAA
- the tssD gene encoding type VI secretion system tube protein TssD translates to MSFKSRLEVAGKKYNILNVNYKLAQETDVTGRPSSETRGGKITITVESTNETDFFEWMTNSFERKSGEVIFLKRDSDATSKSLKFTDGYVVYYEENFDASGTNPLTETFTISAKEIEMGTGSHTNEWV, encoded by the coding sequence ATGTCATTTAAATCAAGATTAGAAGTTGCAGGTAAGAAGTACAACATTTTAAATGTGAATTACAAATTAGCACAAGAAACGGATGTTACAGGTCGCCCATCTTCCGAAACTAGAGGAGGTAAAATTACAATTACCGTTGAGTCAACAAACGAAACAGATTTTTTCGAATGGATGACTAACAGTTTTGAAAGGAAAAGTGGTGAGGTGATTTTTTTAAAAAGGGATTCAGATGCCACATCAAAATCCTTAAAATTTACAGACGGTTATGTAGTTTACTATGAGGAAAATTTTGACGCTTCTGGTACTAACCCATTAACTGAAACGTTTACTATTTCGGCTAAAGAAATCGAAATGGGTACGGGGTCACACACTAATGAATGGGTTTAA
- the tssO gene encoding type VI secretion system TssO, whose translation MKKLLFKQESIYAFLVFTPLFILTVALIIISIFFNYQLPWKQNDQLRKENAAIISEYKYQERLENQMELLRKYLDSIDLPNKKYTYYYQQKAIDIVRNIDKNIPSQDSVRRRLLYKNFVLTAQALIASKKAIMSNGNTKSEVDTLEANIKYQLRQINQLKRELIICRELSQSR comes from the coding sequence ATGAAAAAATTGCTCTTTAAACAGGAGAGTATATATGCCTTTTTGGTATTTACTCCATTGTTTATATTAACTGTTGCGTTAATTATTATCTCCATATTTTTTAATTATCAATTGCCGTGGAAACAGAACGATCAACTTAGAAAAGAAAATGCTGCTATTATTAGTGAATACAAATATCAAGAAAGGCTTGAAAATCAAATGGAATTGTTAAGAAAGTATCTTGATTCAATTGATTTACCTAATAAAAAATACACGTACTACTATCAACAAAAAGCCATAGATATAGTTAGAAATATTGACAAAAATATTCCAAGTCAAGATAGTGTTCGAAGAAGACTGTTATATAAGAATTTTGTATTAACGGCACAAGCGTTGATTGCATCAAAAAAAGCCATTATGTCTAATGGAAATACTAAGTCAGAAGTTGATACATTAGAAGCGAACATCAAATATCAATTGCGCCAAATTAATCAGTTAAAACGAGAATTAATCATTTGTAGAGAATTATCTCAATCCAGATAA
- a CDS encoding AlpA family transcriptional regulator, with product MNKRIIRLADVIHKTGMCRASIYKEMAENRFPKNVKLTSVAVGWIESEIDEWIESRILTRNNNN from the coding sequence ATGAACAAAAGGATAATTAGATTGGCAGACGTTATACATAAAACAGGCATGTGCCGTGCTTCAATTTATAAAGAAATGGCAGAAAACAGATTTCCAAAAAATGTTAAGCTTACATCTGTAGCGGTCGGATGGATTGAAAGCGAAATAGATGAATGGATTGAATCACGCATTTTAACACGTAACAACAATAATTAA